DNA from Nocardioides seonyuensis:
GACTCCCTCGAACAGGCGGCCGTACCACCCGTCCATCGAGTAGCCGGGCACCGTGAGGGCACCGTCGGCGAGCGACTTGGAGTCGTCGTACAGCGCGGTCAGGTCGATGTCGTTGACCTTGCCCATTCCCTCGCAACGCGGGCACATGCCGCCGAGGTAGACCTCCTGGCGCGCGACGCGCTTCTCGACCCGACCACCCTTCTCGGTGGTCATCATGCCGCTGGCCTTGCGGGTCGGGACGTTGAAGGAGTAGGCAGTCGGTGGGCCGAGGTAGGGATCCCCCAGCCGGCTGAAGAGGATCCGCAGCATGGCGTTGGCGTCGGTGGCGGTGCCGACGGTCGAGCGAGGGTTGGCGCCCATCCGCTCCTGGTCGACGATGATGGCCGTGGTCAGGCCCTCCATGTGGTCGACGTCGGGCCGGGCGAGCGTCGGCATGAAGCCCTGGACGAAAGCGCTGTAGGTCTCGTTGATCATCCGTTGGGACTCGGCTGCGATCGTGGCGAACACCAGCGAGCTCTTCCCCGAGCCTGAGACGCCGGTGAAGACCGTCAGCCGGCGTTTCGGCAGGTCGATGCTGACGTCCTTGAGGTTGTTCTCGCGCGCGCCCTGCACGCGGATGAGGTCATGGCTGTCTGCGCGGTGCTCTCCCATGCCCACGATCCAACACGAGCCCTGCCTACGCTGTCAGCCATGGCCCCGATGATCCGAGCTGCGAGCCTGCGTGGCTTCGCACCGCTGGTCGTCGATCTGGGCGGTGACCCCGAGGAGTTCCTGAGGCGCTTCGGCATACCGCCGGGGGTCCTCGAGTCCGACGACGGGCTGATCCCCATCACCGAGCACGACCGCATGCTCGACGCCGTCGCAGCCGAGCTCAGGTGTCCGGACCTCGGCCTGCGGCTGGCTGCCTCGCAGGACCTCACCATCCTCGGCCCGCTCGCGCTCGCCATCGAGGCCTCCTCGACCGTGGCCGAGGCGGTCGAGTGCGCCTCCCGCTACCTGTTCGTGCACAGCCCGGCGCTGAGCGTCGGGGTGGACGTCGACCCCCGAGGTGCCCGGGGGGTCGTCGCGCTCACCTATCGCAAGGACCTCCACGAGTCGCCGTACTCCCCCCAGGCGACTGAGCTCGGGCTGGGCCTCTTCCACCATGCCGCCGAGAGGATGCTGGGCGGCCTGACCGGCCTGAGGTCGGTGGAGATCCCGCACGAGCCCCTCTCCCCCGTCGACCGCTACACGCAGTTCTTCGGGGCGGACGTGAGGTTCGGTGCGCCCGTGGGCGCCCTGCGGGTCGAGCGAGCGGTCCTCGACGCCCAGTTCGACGGCGCCGACGAGGTCATCCGGGCGCTGGCGCTGGACCACCTCGCCCGCCACTACCCGGAGCCCACCACGCGCATGGCGGTGCAGGTGCGGCGCGCCCTCGTCCAGGGACTGGGGGTGGTCTCGCCGTCGCTGGAGCACGTCGCCCGCCTCCACTCGATCCACCCGCGCACCCTGCAGCGCCGACTGGCGGCCGAGAGCACCACGTTCGAGCAGGTCCTCGACGACGTGCGCCGGGACGCCGCCCGTCGCTACCTGACGACGACCGCGCTCCCGCTCACCCAGGTCGCTGCCCTGGTCGGTTTCGGCGAGCAGTCCACGCTCAGCCATGCAGTGCGGCGCTGGTTCGGGATGAACCCACGCGAGCTGCGCGCCCAGTCGTCCCAGAGGTGAGCAGGGCCGAATCTGTCGTCTCGGAACAAGTTTCGTGGTTCGTGACGCTCCACGCTGGTCGGATGGCGATCCAGACCCCCACTTCCGTGCTGTCCGACATCGGCGCGCGGTCCATCCCTGAGTTCGATGGCGTCCACGACGTCTGGCCACGAGGCGAGCGCCTGCAGGCGGTCCGTGAGGCAGCGGCCGCCTACAAGATCCGCTTCAAGTCACAAGGGCAGGTCCGCGCGGTCAAGTCCGTCGACATCGCGGCGGCCCCCTACCCGGTGAACTACGCCTTCCACGACGCCGTGAGCGTTCCCACCCTTCCGCTGATCTCGATGATCAACCGGATGATCGTGGTGCAGTACGACGACTGGAACGGCGTGCCCCGCACGCTGGTCTTCGAGCCGACCGTTCCGGACGGCTCGGCGGAGGCGCCGTTCTACCGCAACCTCCAGTCGCTCATGGAGAAGATCCCCGGCAGCAAGATCCTCGAGAAGGCGATCCTGCGCTACTACAACGAGCCGGGCGACGTGCTCGAGAAGCTCGGACTGGCGCCGGACGACATCGACTTCTGCACCTTCGACCACC
Protein-coding regions in this window:
- a CDS encoding AraC family transcriptional regulator; protein product: MAPMIRAASLRGFAPLVVDLGGDPEEFLRRFGIPPGVLESDDGLIPITEHDRMLDAVAAELRCPDLGLRLAASQDLTILGPLALAIEASSTVAEAVECASRYLFVHSPALSVGVDVDPRGARGVVALTYRKDLHESPYSPQATELGLGLFHHAAERMLGGLTGLRSVEIPHEPLSPVDRYTQFFGADVRFGAPVGALRVERAVLDAQFDGADEVIRALALDHLARHYPEPTTRMAVQVRRALVQGLGVVSPSLEHVARLHSIHPRTLQRRLAAESTTFEQVLDDVRRDAARRYLTTTALPLTQVAALVGFGEQSTLSHAVRRWFGMNPRELRAQSSQR